CTGTGGCGGCCGAGGGCGCGCGGCCGAGCCGATCCGGTCGATCCGGTCAGGGTGGCGGCCGGGGCGGCAAGCGCGAGCGTTTGGTGAAGGCGGCCGTCCAGGTCTTCCATGAACAGGGCGTGGAGAAGACCACCCTCGGTGACATCGCCCGTGCGGCCGAGGTGCCGCTCGGCAACGTCTACTACTACTTCAAGGCCAAGGACCAGCTCGTCGACGCCGCGGTGGAAGCTCACCGCGAGCAACTCGGCGCACTTACCGCACAGTTGGACACCCTCCCGGATCCGGCGGCCCGACTGAAGGCGCTCGTCGCCGGCTGGGTAGACCAGCGCGAGACTGCGGCCCGTTTCGGCTGTCCCTTCGGCACCCTCGCGACCGAGCTCGACAAGCGGGACGACGGCCTGGATCAGGCGGCCGCGAAGGTCATGCGAGCCCTGCTCGCCTGGGTGGAGGCTCAGTTCGCCCAGCTCGGCCGCGCCGATGCCGCCGCCCTCGCCGTCGAACTCGTCGCCGCCTACCAGGGCATGTCCGTCCTCACCAACACCTTGCGCGACCCCGGCCTGATGGCCGTCCAGGGCGAACGCCTCCAGTCCTGGATCGACGGGATCGCGGAACTGTAGGAAAGCGAGAGTCGCCGGGCGCGTTGCGTTCATCGCTCGGCGGCATGTCTATCCGGTCAATCTCCAGGCGCTGCACCGCTGGACGGCGAACCGGCAGGCGTCCGCTCCTGTCGCCGAGTCGTCCGGCATCCGGACGGCCGGCTGGGTCGACAAGGGAAGTTTCCCGGAGCAATAGACACACGATCTTCAGTGGTCGGCTCCGGTGTCGGCGCGTGTCGCCCGTTCACCCTCTCCAGGGCGTGGAGGACGTACGGCTGACGCGCCCGCACTGACGGCAGCCCTGTCGCGGGATGCCAAGGGCGCGGGGATCCGACGGGCTGTCCCGGATGGAGCCCGACCCGGCTCACGTCGCCAGGTGTCGCTGTCCGCCCCGGGCCGGTACCACGGTGATGTGCTGGACGGCCCGGCTGAGCACCACCACGCCCGAGACGATCAGCAGGGCACCACAGGCCTCCGGTACGAGCCACCAGCCGGTGCGGATCCGCTCCTCGAACAGCGTCATCCCGAGCGTCAGGCTCACCACCGCGTCGCCGATGGTCAGCGCCGGCTGGGCCGCGGCCAGGGGACCGGCCTGGAGCGCGTTCTCCAGCAGCACCACGGCGGCGATGCCGGTCAGCGCGAAGCCGTACGTCTGCCAGGACCGCAGGAACGCCATGAAACCGCGGTCGGCGAAGGTGCCGCTGGCCGACTTCAGCAGGGCGGCGGTCAGCGCGTTGCCCGTGGCGGACGCGGCCGCGAGGAGCGCGGCGCGCCGGGCCGGCGAGCGGCCCCGGCCGGACAGGAGCACGGCCGCGGCCATCCCGCCGAGACACAGGCACAGGGCCGGGATCCAGCGGGTGAGCGTGGCGTGGTCCACAGCTCCGTGCGGGGCGGCGGCGATCAGGAGCACCGCGAGGCCCGCCACACAGCCGCCGACTCCCCACCAGCCGGAGCGAGGCAGCCGCTTGTGCATCAGCGGGGCGGCGACGAGCAGCGCGAAGGGCAGCTCCAGGATGAACAGCGGCTGGACCAGCGCGAGAGGGCCGTTGACCAGGGCCAGGCTCTGGAACAGCGCGGCGCACACGACCCCGCACATCCCGACCACCCAGAACGGTCGGCGCGCCAGCTCGGCGAGCAGCCGGAGCCCGCCCCGGCTGCTGGCGGACGCGGCCTTGCGCTGGAAGGCGGTGCCCACGGCGTTGCTCGCCGCTCCGGCGACGGCGAACGCCGCGGCCAGTTCGATCACGACCGTCTCCTGCCTGCGCGGCCTCTCGGAGTGGCTTCGGTTCCCTTCAGCCTACGGAAGACGGCGCCCGGACGCCGGATCGGACAGCGGGGCCCAGGGGGGCATGGATCGGCCCCGCCAGTGATCACCGAGCGGGGCCGGGTGGAGCGATGGATCAGCTCACGCCCAGGTCGTCGGCGTACACCGCCCCCTGGCCGTACCAGCCGTGCACGTACACCGTGACCGTGCCCGAGGAGCCGGTCGTGAACGGCACCGTGAGCTTCGACCATGACGAGGACGGGGTCCAGGTACTGGCCGTGGCGCCTCCGCTGACGCCGAGGTAGGCATACGGGCCCTGCGCCCAACCGCTCAGTGTGTAGGAGGTGTTGGGCTTGAGGGTCAGGGTCTGTGCGCACTGGCCGGTCTGCGAGGCGGAGGGCGTGGTCTTGAGTGCGTGCGAGCCGCCGTGCACGGGGGAGGAGACGACCGCGGCCCCGGTGTCGCAGGTCCATGGGGTGAGCGAGCCGGTCTCGAAGTCGCCGTTGGCGAGGACGGCGGTGCCGCCGGATCCGTTGACCGTCAGGGTGAACGTGGAGCTGTGCCGGGTCGAGCCCGCCGTGCCGGTGACGGTCAGGGCGTAAGTGCCGGGTGTCGTGCCGGCGGCGGTCTTCACGGTGAGCGTGGCGGTGCCGCCCGCGGTGACCGAGGACGGGCTCAGCGAGGCGGTCACTCCGCTCGGCGCGCCGCTCACCGCCAGATCGACGGACTGGGCGCTGCCGGCGGTCACGGACGTCTTCGCCGTCGCCGTCGCGGTGGCGCCGGGGTCGACCGAGGCGGTGGCGGGGGAGAGGGACACCGAGAAGTCGTTGGCCGGCGGGGTCG
The genomic region above belongs to Streptomyces sp. CG1 and contains:
- a CDS encoding TetR/AcrR family transcriptional regulator; protein product: MKAAVQVFHEQGVEKTTLGDIARAAEVPLGNVYYYFKAKDQLVDAAVEAHREQLGALTAQLDTLPDPAARLKALVAGWVDQRETAARFGCPFGTLATELDKRDDGLDQAAAKVMRALLAWVEAQFAQLGRADAAALAVELVAAYQGMSVLTNTLRDPGLMAVQGERLQSWIDGIAEL
- a CDS encoding DMT family transporter encodes the protein MIELAAAFAVAGAASNAVGTAFQRKAASASSRGGLRLLAELARRPFWVVGMCGVVCAALFQSLALVNGPLALVQPLFILELPFALLVAAPLMHKRLPRSGWWGVGGCVAGLAVLLIAAAPHGAVDHATLTRWIPALCLCLGGMAAAVLLSGRGRSPARRAALLAAASATGNALTAALLKSASGTFADRGFMAFLRSWQTYGFALTGIAAVVLLENALQAGPLAAAQPALTIGDAVVSLTLGMTLFEERIRTGWWLVPEACGALLIVSGVVVLSRAVQHITVVPARGGQRHLAT